In the Mycoplasmoides gallisepticum genome, one interval contains:
- the ruvX gene encoding Holliday junction resolvase RuvX, with amino-acid sequence MYYVALDVGSRTLGIATGDGEFKIASPYCVISFNQYDFRQCLAELKEKTASFFYDFKFVIGMPKNIDQTKSSTTEMVENFIELLKANYKNEVIIYDESYTSIIADQLLIDNQIKAKKRKEKIDKLAAFVILQSFFDDDRYPK; translated from the coding sequence ATGTATTACGTAGCTTTGGATGTTGGCTCCAGAACCCTAGGGATCGCTACTGGTGATGGTGAGTTTAAGATCGCTTCACCATATTGTGTGATCTCATTTAACCAATATGATTTCAGGCAATGTTTAGCTGAATTAAAAGAAAAAACAGCAAGCTTTTTTTATGATTTTAAGTTTGTTATCGGAATGCCTAAAAATATTGATCAAACTAAGTCTTCAACCACAGAGATGGTTGAGAACTTTATTGAACTATTAAAAGCAAACTATAAAAATGAGGTGATCATCTATGATGAAAGCTACACTTCAATAATAGCTGATCAACTATTAATTGACAACCAAATAAAAGCTAAGAAACGTAAAGAAAAGATTGATAAGCTTGCTGCTTTTGTAATCTTGCAATCGTTTTTTGATGATGACAGATACCCTAAATAA
- the truB gene encoding tRNA pseudouridine(55) synthase TruB yields MDFNNKIVIIDKPKNISSAFCLNLFKKRFNIKKAGHNGTLDPLASGVLVVATNKRTKELSQLNQDDKQYLVKLKFNTHTDSYDRLGKVIRTTNYVPEIKQLNDYLTSLDNHSFYQLPPNFSALKVNGVRAYQLARKAVDFELEKRPTTIYKAKLISYYDDYAEILLDVKKGFYVRSFVVDLASQFNTTAMMVDLVRTRSGQYSLKDVIDYQFNK; encoded by the coding sequence ATGGACTTTAATAACAAGATCGTTATTATTGATAAACCAAAAAATATCTCAAGTGCTTTTTGTTTGAATTTATTCAAAAAGCGCTTTAATATAAAAAAAGCTGGACATAATGGTACACTAGATCCGTTAGCATCTGGGGTTTTAGTGGTTGCAACTAATAAGAGGACCAAAGAGTTAAGTCAACTAAACCAAGACGATAAGCAATATTTAGTTAAGCTAAAGTTTAACACCCACACTGATAGTTATGATCGTCTTGGCAAAGTAATTAGAACAACTAATTATGTTCCAGAGATAAAACAATTAAATGATTATCTAACTAGCTTAGATAATCATAGTTTTTATCAACTTCCCCCAAATTTTTCAGCGCTTAAGGTTAATGGTGTTAGGGCTTATCAGTTAGCAAGAAAAGCAGTAGATTTCGAACTAGAGAAGCGACCTACAACCATATATAAGGCTAAGTTAATTTCATATTATGATGATTATGCTGAGATCTTATTAGATGTTAAAAAGGGTTTTTATGTTCGTTCTTTCGTGGTTGATCTAGCCAGTCAATTCAACACCACAGCCATGATGGTAGACTTGGTAAGAACAAGATCTGGTCAATATAGTTTAAAAGATGTTATCGATTATCAATTTAACAAGTAA
- the mnmA gene encoding tRNA 2-thiouridine(34) synthase MnmA has translation MLSIINLTSKTIKEVNKGVDLVIGFFDGIHKGHAKLFKQSDRFNLLTFDHIPKKQRLLYPKVDEIEQLSALSGLEQLLVYDLLNNNLSAQEFIDNYIKLIQPKRIIVGSDFKFGSDQVDYSLFAKNGYEVVVVKKDHCSTSEIKKLIINCDLDQANKLLLTPFYLKGTVIKNAQRGRTIGFVTANIILDNKLIELTEGSYVCKVIVDNKTYQGICFIGKPKTFDEKQRQCEAHIFDFDQDIYGKKIKVELYQFIRPTVKFNSINELKEAIENDKKAALSFFHKQEKPKVVVALSGGVDSAVCAYLLQQQGYDVVAAFMQNWDKDLNFELLSDHADDQIQGCDAKQDYEDTQKLCEQLKIKLYHFNFVEQYWNDVFLKVLEDYKKGLTPNPDVLCNQFGKFGWFINALRKQFGDDIKIAFGHYAKLITKDDEVFLVHTKDHNKDQTYFLTMLKKEQLKNIIFPLSELDKPTVREIAKQANLYVANKKDSTGICFIGERNFKQFLSNYLAIKKGPIILIDENKKIGEHDGLYFYTIGQSRRLHVGGTKEKIFVCDKDYNNNTLYVCYESSKDQYLSSVSCELEKFNWLIDTKDQLFNKKLWIRFRHRQKLQECEIVSYHDDKVIVKYTKQIGVTPGQYGVIYDQNLWVVGGGKITKIIK, from the coding sequence ATGTTATCGATTATCAATTTAACAAGTAAGACAATCAAAGAAGTCAACAAAGGTGTTGATTTAGTCATTGGCTTTTTTGATGGGATCCATAAAGGACATGCTAAATTATTTAAACAATCAGATCGATTTAATCTTTTAACTTTTGACCATATTCCCAAAAAGCAAAGGTTGCTATATCCTAAAGTTGATGAAATTGAACAATTATCAGCTTTAAGTGGTCTTGAACAACTACTTGTTTATGATCTGTTAAATAATAATTTATCAGCTCAAGAGTTCATTGATAATTACATTAAACTAATCCAACCTAAAAGAATTATTGTTGGATCTGATTTTAAGTTTGGTAGTGATCAAGTAGATTATTCTTTGTTTGCAAAGAATGGTTATGAAGTTGTTGTTGTAAAAAAAGATCATTGTTCTACAAGTGAGATTAAGAAACTAATTATTAATTGTGATCTTGATCAAGCTAATAAATTATTGCTTACACCCTTTTATCTTAAGGGAACAGTAATTAAAAATGCCCAACGGGGAAGAACAATAGGGTTTGTTACAGCAAACATTATTTTAGATAATAAGTTAATTGAGTTAACTGAAGGATCTTATGTTTGTAAAGTCATTGTAGACAATAAAACTTATCAAGGGATCTGTTTTATTGGAAAACCTAAAACGTTTGATGAAAAACAAAGACAGTGCGAAGCTCATATCTTTGATTTTGATCAAGACATTTATGGAAAAAAAATCAAAGTTGAGCTTTATCAATTCATCAGACCAACAGTTAAGTTTAATTCAATCAATGAATTAAAAGAAGCGATTGAAAACGACAAGAAAGCTGCACTTAGTTTTTTTCATAAACAAGAAAAACCTAAGGTTGTAGTAGCACTCTCTGGTGGGGTTGATTCTGCAGTTTGTGCTTATTTGTTACAACAACAAGGTTATGATGTTGTGGCAGCTTTTATGCAAAATTGGGACAAAGATCTTAATTTCGAACTATTATCAGATCATGCTGATGATCAGATTCAAGGGTGTGATGCCAAACAAGATTATGAAGACACACAAAAACTGTGTGAACAATTAAAAATCAAACTTTATCATTTCAATTTTGTCGAACAGTATTGAAATGATGTATTTCTTAAAGTTTTAGAAGATTACAAGAAAGGTCTGACCCCAAATCCAGACGTGTTATGTAATCAGTTTGGTAAATTTGGTTGATTCATAAATGCATTAAGAAAGCAGTTTGGTGATGATATTAAGATTGCATTTGGACATTATGCAAAACTTATTACTAAAGATGACGAAGTCTTTTTAGTTCATACAAAAGATCATAATAAAGATCAAACATATTTTTTAACGATGCTTAAAAAAGAGCAATTAAAAAATATTATCTTCCCTTTAAGCGAGTTGGATAAGCCAACAGTTAGAGAAATTGCTAAACAAGCTAATTTGTATGTTGCCAATAAAAAAGATTCAACAGGAATCTGTTTTATTGGTGAACGTAATTTTAAGCAATTCTTAAGTAATTATTTAGCGATTAAAAAAGGTCCAATTATTTTAATTGACGAAAATAAAAAAATTGGTGAACATGACGGATTGTATTTTTATACAATAGGCCAATCTCGAAGACTGCATGTTGGAGGGACTAAAGAGAAGATCTTTGTCTGTGACAAAGATTATAATAACAATACGTTATATGTTTGTTATGAATCAAGTAAAGATCAATATTTAAGTTCAGTTAGTTGTGAACTAGAGAAGTTTAATTGATTAATTGATACTAAAGATCAATTATTTAATAAGAAATTATGAATCAGATTTAGACACCGCCAGAAGTTACAAGAGTGCGAAATTGTTTCATATCATGATGATAAAGTGATAGTTAAATACACCAAACAGATCGGGGTAACTCCTGGACAGTATGGTGTTATTTATGATCAAAATTTATGAGTAGTAGGCGGCGGTAAAATTACGAAGATTATTAAATAG
- a CDS encoding acetyl-CoA hydrolase/transferase family protein, producing the protein MNYFKAYKNKLVSVNQAISLIKNNSNIWFDYLQPKLLLQGLKDTLETNSYSNLNFYYYASSSDCEETIFLDKFNQIVKRHCFFYRANERNALKKYQNGILQNNVEYYPFHFSESTKILNNFAIDTVILITTDIDENGYFNLGLSTCYDLDLIKKAKQVIIEVNKNMPHIMGDKHQIHINEVAAIVKSDYQLTEALSVDPSPEHLKIADYVASLIQDRSTIQLGIGAIPNMVCKKLVNKKDLGIHTEILGTGMVELIKLGVVNNKYKEIDQGVSTFVFAVGDQDMYKYLDHNDKFKIARFDYVNNPLNIAKFENFISVNSAIEIDLLGNVNAEQIQHNQYSGSGGQADFIRGASYSKNGKSIIAMKSTTSDCKISKIVTKLKGVTTTLRNDLDYVITEYGIISLKAKSVKQRAKLLISIAHPKFRSYLTRVARSKLLID; encoded by the coding sequence ATGAATTATTTTAAAGCATATAAAAATAAATTAGTTTCTGTCAATCAGGCCATTTCACTAATAAAAAATAACTCGAATATTTGGTTTGATTATCTGCAGCCAAAACTACTTTTACAGGGGCTAAAAGATACATTAGAAACTAATAGCTACTCTAATTTAAATTTTTATTATTATGCTTCTAGCTCTGATTGTGAAGAAACAATCTTTTTAGACAAATTTAATCAAATAGTTAAAAGACATTGTTTTTTCTACAGAGCTAATGAAAGAAATGCTTTAAAGAAATATCAAAACGGAATACTTCAAAATAACGTTGAATACTATCCATTTCATTTCTCTGAATCTACTAAGATTCTTAATAATTTTGCTATAGATACGGTTATTTTAATAACTACTGATATTGATGAAAACGGTTATTTTAATTTAGGCTTATCCACTTGTTATGATTTAGATTTAATTAAAAAAGCAAAACAAGTAATTATTGAAGTCAATAAAAATATGCCTCATATTATGGGCGATAAGCATCAAATTCACATTAATGAGGTAGCCGCAATAGTCAAATCTGACTATCAACTAACTGAAGCATTAAGTGTTGATCCAAGTCCAGAACACTTGAAAATAGCAGATTATGTAGCTTCATTAATTCAAGATCGTTCTACGATTCAATTGGGTATAGGTGCAATTCCCAACATGGTGTGCAAAAAACTTGTAAATAAAAAAGACCTAGGAATTCATACAGAAATCCTAGGTACTGGGATGGTCGAACTTATCAAACTTGGGGTGGTTAACAACAAATATAAAGAAATTGACCAAGGGGTATCAACGTTTGTATTTGCTGTTGGAGACCAAGATATGTACAAATATCTTGATCATAACGATAAATTTAAAATTGCACGATTTGATTATGTAAATAACCCATTAAATATTGCCAAATTCGAAAACTTTATTTCGGTTAATTCCGCTATCGAAATAGATTTATTAGGTAATGTTAACGCTGAACAAATTCAGCATAACCAATATTCGGGTTCTGGTGGACAAGCAGATTTTATTAGAGGTGCTAGCTACTCTAAAAATGGTAAGAGTATCATTGCAATGAAATCAACAACTAGTGATTGCAAAATTTCTAAGATTGTAACCAAACTTAAAGGGGTTACAACGACATTAAGAAATGATTTAGATTATGTAATCACCGAATATGGAATTATTAGCTTAAAAGCTAAATCAGTAAAACAACGCGCAAAATTGTTAATTAGTATTGCTCATCCTAAGTTTAGATCTTATTTAACTAGAGTTGCTAGATCTAAACTACTTATTGATTAA
- a CDS encoding O-methyltransferase codes for MMTDTLNKFKQLNLELKIPIMRDENLVNLVNQLSRLKISQLLEIGTGIGFSSMYLSVHLPDLVIDTLEKDIQRYQIAKEWLVNFSKINCLLGDCYEYMPTKKYQAIILDGPKAKQIELFNKYLNYLLPDGVMIIDNFFLKNIKPNNKLYHKNLAWQEFIHNLDKKQFNVEIDQSGDGVVYVFSKPSTIA; via the coding sequence ATGATGACAGATACCCTAAATAAATTTAAGCAACTTAATCTAGAACTAAAAATTCCGATTATGCGTGATGAGAATCTGGTTAATTTAGTTAATCAATTATCACGACTTAAAATTAGTCAACTACTTGAAATCGGCACGGGGATTGGGTTCAGTTCAATGTATTTAAGTGTGCACTTACCAGATCTAGTGATCGATACACTAGAAAAAGATATTCAACGTTATCAGATTGCTAAAGAGTGGTTAGTTAACTTTAGCAAGATTAACTGTCTTCTTGGAGATTGCTATGAATATATGCCGACCAAAAAATATCAAGCAATCATCCTTGATGGGCCTAAAGCTAAACAGATCGAATTATTCAATAAATATCTTAACTACTTATTACCTGATGGGGTAATGATTATTGATAATTTTTTTTTAAAAAATATAAAACCTAACAATAAACTTTATCATAAGAACTTAGCGTGGCAAGAGTTTATTCACAACTTAGATAAAAAACAATTTAATGTCGAAATTGACCAATCAGGAGACGGAGTAGTTTATGTTTTTAGTAAGCCAAGTACAATCGCTTAA
- a CDS encoding MPN157 family protein yields the protein MQKRNIFKSYKLDLNNDKLMRKKWYMISGITTVLIIFFAVILGIMQRFVNLSGIQYPAVNNARSLNQAMRIMAIVYFAIFFLPYLYFIAAFFSGINQIYRSFTLHMIIWLTIFVGILLMLTTCALLIAGYSNLDSYNLIRNFQ from the coding sequence ATGCAAAAAAGAAATATCTTTAAAAGTTATAAACTAGATCTTAATAACGATAAGTTAATGAGAAAAAAATGATACATGATTTCTGGAATAACAACAGTATTAATCATTTTTTTCGCTGTCATTCTTGGCATTATGCAAAGATTTGTTAATTTATCAGGGATCCAATATCCAGCTGTTAACAACGCTAGATCACTAAACCAAGCAATGCGTATTATGGCAATTGTTTATTTTGCCATCTTCTTTTTGCCATACCTATATTTTATAGCAGCGTTCTTTTCAGGGATTAACCAGATCTATCGTTCGTTTACTTTACATATGATTATCTGATTAACAATTTTTGTTGGGATCTTGTTAATGTTAACCACATGTGCTTTGTTAATTGCTGGTTATTCTAATCTAGATAGTTACAACCTAATTAGAAACTTCCAATAA
- the rbfA gene encoding 30S ribosome-binding factor RbfA, with the protein MSKIKTLRLEATIHKLLSQAISTEINNSLIKTSVITAIKLSDDKSVAKIYIDCLIPNNIAKTLQAYKDATGVFRHVLSKHLTIRRIPQLVFYYDDSISKGAKIDQILAEIKQEKKENHE; encoded by the coding sequence ATGAGCAAGATTAAAACCTTAAGATTAGAAGCAACAATTCATAAACTGCTTAGTCAAGCAATCAGCACAGAGATTAACAATAGTTTAATTAAAACTAGTGTGATTACTGCAATCAAACTATCAGATGACAAGAGTGTTGCTAAAATCTATATTGATTGTTTAATCCCTAATAATATTGCTAAAACCTTGCAAGCATACAAGGATGCAACTGGTGTGTTTAGACATGTTTTAAGTAAACATTTAACAATTAGAAGGATCCCACAACTAGTCTTTTATTATGATGATAGTATCTCTAAAGGAGCTAAGATTGATCAGATCTTAGCAGAGATTAAACAAGAGAAAAAAGAAAATCATGAATAA
- the alaS gene encoding alanine--tRNA ligase — protein MNKHLSGSQIRQIWLDFFKSKKHEIIESKSLVPINDPSLLWINAGVATLKKYFSGEENPINPRLANSQRCIRANDIENVGVTSRHHTVFEMLGNFSIGDYFKKEAIEFGYELLTKFYGLNKDKLYITIYEDDNDAFNYWVGQGINPHHIIRCDRKRNFWDLGSGPCGPSTEIYYDRGEKYDPNKLGEKLFFEDIENDRYIEVWNIVFSQFNNTGNNNYTELLRKNIDTGASLERFACILQDVPTNYDTDLYLPIIRTIEKHTNHKYVVDHYFSKDQSEQDVLRAFRVIADHLKCGVFAIADGVLPGAKDRDYIIRKLLRRAFVYAKKLNAKPEYLVETINVIINTYSDFFKYLIPNKEIVIQAITNEANNFTKTLDYGFEIFNEAKTTNNITAETIFKLVETYGFPLDLIKELSAEAKIKLDLDGFEELFKKHQEISKANNGEVGLKKQNENLLKFKTPSKFFYDKNNIKTKVVAIFDDKFNPVDQIEVGSGWAVFESTPIYATSGGQRFDEGYCLKKGNLVVHFDNVIKAPNKQHLHHFKKASFWLNEKVELMHDENWRKLVRKNHSLEHILHATLKNTISETIKQSGAFKSAAKATLDFNYPTRLTDEDLDKIETKMRQVIADKIPVTVHHVDYETSQKMNAIAYFEEEYKKHELLRVIKIGDYSVELCGGTHVDNTKEIEECFITNLYSLGAGRWRIEIMSSYETIYNYLVDKQNEIKQEKDHMFNELGNYDLTHYLDFSKKLHSFNLPNSIKDLRKTLRAFEQIKEEYKAIKLELDKKKTKDRANQIKKLALDNLEHKIVLLFFDKEEHKALSIAHSELVNEKPDHLFFFINKSDNKINYLIGIKNATYKLNAKLLIDKVNAMFGAKGGGKQNFAQGGFSTDKDVGKLKADFVNICIT, from the coding sequence ATGAATAAACACTTAAGTGGCTCACAAATAAGACAAATTTGGTTAGATTTCTTTAAATCAAAAAAACATGAGATCATTGAATCAAAATCATTAGTACCTATCAATGATCCTAGTTTATTGTGAATAAATGCAGGTGTAGCAACTTTAAAAAAATACTTTTCAGGTGAAGAAAACCCTATTAATCCAAGATTAGCTAATTCGCAAAGATGTATTAGAGCTAACGATATTGAAAACGTTGGAGTAACATCAAGACACCATACTGTTTTTGAAATGCTTGGAAACTTTTCAATCGGGGATTATTTCAAAAAGGAAGCAATCGAATTTGGTTATGAATTATTAACCAAATTCTATGGTTTAAATAAAGATAAGCTATACATCACAATTTATGAAGATGATAACGACGCTTTTAATTATTGAGTAGGTCAAGGGATCAATCCTCACCACATCATCAGATGTGATAGGAAAAGAAATTTCTGAGATCTAGGATCTGGTCCTTGTGGTCCAAGTACAGAAATTTATTACGATCGAGGTGAAAAATACGACCCTAATAAATTAGGTGAAAAACTTTTCTTTGAAGATATTGAAAATGATCGTTATATCGAAGTATGAAATATCGTTTTTTCTCAATTTAACAATACTGGAAATAATAATTACACAGAATTATTAAGAAAAAATATTGATACAGGTGCTAGTTTAGAACGATTTGCATGTATTTTACAAGATGTTCCAACTAATTATGACACTGATCTATATTTACCAATAATCAGAACAATTGAAAAACACACTAATCATAAATACGTTGTTGATCATTACTTTAGTAAAGATCAATCTGAACAAGATGTTTTAAGAGCCTTCCGTGTTATTGCTGACCACTTAAAGTGTGGTGTGTTTGCAATTGCTGATGGTGTGTTACCTGGTGCTAAAGATCGTGATTACATTATTAGAAAGCTACTACGTAGAGCTTTTGTATATGCTAAAAAGTTAAATGCTAAACCAGAATATCTGGTTGAAACAATTAATGTAATCATTAACACCTATAGCGATTTCTTTAAATATTTAATTCCAAATAAAGAAATTGTTATTCAAGCAATTACTAATGAAGCAAATAATTTTACTAAAACATTAGATTATGGTTTTGAGATCTTTAATGAAGCAAAAACAACTAATAATATAACTGCTGAAACGATCTTTAAACTAGTTGAAACCTATGGTTTCCCTTTAGATTTAATTAAAGAATTATCAGCTGAAGCAAAGATTAAATTAGATTTAGATGGTTTTGAGGAACTATTTAAAAAACACCAAGAAATTTCAAAAGCTAATAATGGTGAAGTTGGTCTAAAAAAACAAAATGAAAACTTGCTTAAGTTTAAGACACCATCTAAGTTTTTCTATGACAAAAACAATATAAAAACTAAAGTGGTTGCAATCTTTGATGATAAGTTTAACCCAGTAGACCAGATTGAAGTTGGTTCTGGTTGAGCGGTTTTTGAAAGTACGCCGATCTACGCTACATCTGGTGGTCAAAGATTTGACGAAGGTTATTGTCTTAAAAAAGGTAATCTTGTTGTTCACTTTGATAATGTGATTAAAGCTCCAAATAAGCAACACCTACACCACTTTAAGAAGGCAAGTTTTTGGCTTAACGAAAAAGTGGAGTTAATGCATGATGAGAACTGAAGAAAACTAGTAAGAAAAAACCACTCTTTAGAACATATCTTACACGCGACACTTAAAAATACGATAAGTGAAACAATTAAACAATCAGGTGCATTTAAATCAGCAGCTAAAGCAACTCTAGACTTTAATTACCCAACAAGATTAACAGATGAAGATCTGGATAAAATTGAAACCAAAATGCGCCAGGTAATCGCAGATAAAATTCCAGTTACCGTGCACCATGTTGACTATGAAACTAGTCAAAAAATGAATGCAATTGCTTACTTTGAAGAAGAATATAAAAAACACGAATTACTTCGAGTAATCAAGATTGGTGATTACAGTGTTGAACTGTGTGGCGGAACTCATGTTGACAACACCAAAGAGATTGAAGAATGTTTTATTACTAACCTTTATTCATTAGGTGCTGGTCGTTGAAGAATTGAAATCATGAGTTCTTATGAAACGATTTACAACTATTTAGTTGATAAACAAAACGAGATCAAACAAGAAAAAGATCATATGTTCAATGAATTAGGTAATTACGATCTAACTCATTACTTAGATTTTAGTAAGAAATTACATTCATTTAATTTACCTAATTCTATTAAAGATCTAAGAAAGACTTTAAGAGCGTTTGAACAGATTAAAGAAGAATATAAGGCCATTAAATTAGAGTTAGATAAAAAGAAAACCAAAGACCGTGCTAACCAGATTAAAAAATTGGCTTTAGACAACTTAGAACATAAAATTGTTTTATTGTTCTTTGATAAAGAAGAACATAAAGCTTTATCAATTGCTCATAGTGAATTAGTTAATGAAAAACCAGATCATCTCTTCTTTTTCATTAATAAATCTGATAATAAGATTAACTATCTAATCGGAATTAAGAATGCCACTTATAAGTTGAATGCTAAGCTATTAATTGATAAAGTTAATGCGATGTTTGGTGCTAAAGGTGGTGGTAAGCAAAACTTTGCTCAAGGTGGATTTAGCACAGATAAAGATGTTGGCAAACTAAAAGCAGATTTCGTTAATATATGTATTACGTAG
- a CDS encoding P68 family surface lipoprotein, giving the protein MRKRTKFYMYSIATLSSLGIFLSSCTRASQPVQKGEFDDKVVIQTAQNQFYPLMSAFSQLVDLYNKQFANTPGFLPVELQQSEKTNATSELQLTNNVVGSIRSNSPLVPNIILADLNAAYQINGFNRLLDLSNNPIINESYFDSDIYNNFNKISGSTQSSDKVYAIPFNLTTTDSLVFNKPVMNLLFSLVEQGGGTVDKNSATYKELHMEDFMEKIPNKKWKNLQVKSNEIYKGLTVDDKTFSNLESMFEFSKKFTEGLELKQTPTVTGQQRDLKVFMLNYGPTIYQKYLWSKLGNSRDSWLWNLKLQDNQFDLDFSNLKKTANQNTIGEAYDFFKNNYTTLNLNDEQVLKSIYFGTGGKSDWAAWDIRNFDTAFGIASHVGWNQSVVSPFTIRTFRSTEGDVTQQDINNAKNNFASADDVLWKTQLTKLDKNNLNKNTFWIGGSSLIGISTSRQRDEQTKKFLEWLFNNDTRIAVPDSPFNNQSVSQILNSVSAYDLTSKQALSTTAQQALTDTIAKEQAEVDKVKNNPTPETYNNSDWSRIYLNKGALASLTDWLTFKSELNKDPANNSIAFIHTDEKANRILSILNGAVSGITRSADPTNLTKENLLRQINDALGSTDQ; this is encoded by the coding sequence ATGAGAAAAAGAACTAAATTTTATATGTATTCCATCGCAACTTTAAGCTCTTTGGGAATATTTTTGTCGTCTTGCACTAGAGCGTCACAACCCGTTCAAAAAGGAGAATTTGATGACAAAGTTGTTATTCAGACTGCACAAAATCAATTTTATCCATTAATGTCAGCATTTAGTCAATTGGTTGATCTCTACAATAAACAATTTGCTAATACACCAGGTTTTTTACCTGTTGAATTACAACAAAGTGAAAAAACTAATGCTACTAGCGAATTACAATTAACTAATAATGTTGTAGGTAGCATTCGCTCTAACTCACCTTTAGTTCCAAATATTATATTAGCTGATCTAAATGCAGCTTATCAGATTAATGGATTTAATCGATTATTAGATTTATCTAACAATCCAATTATCAACGAAAGCTATTTTGACAGTGACATTTATAACAACTTCAATAAAATAAGTGGATCTACCCAAAGTAGTGATAAAGTTTATGCAATTCCGTTTAATTTAACAACCACTGACAGCTTGGTATTTAACAAACCTGTAATGAATTTGTTATTTAGTTTAGTAGAGCAAGGCGGTGGAACTGTAGATAAGAATTCTGCAACATACAAAGAACTTCATATGGAAGACTTTATGGAGAAGATTCCGAACAAAAAATGAAAAAATTTGCAGGTAAAAAGTAACGAAATTTACAAAGGACTTACTGTTGACGATAAAACTTTTTCAAACCTAGAATCAATGTTTGAATTTTCTAAGAAATTTACTGAAGGTTTAGAACTAAAGCAAACTCCAACAGTTACAGGCCAACAAAGAGATTTAAAAGTATTTATGTTAAATTATGGTCCAACTATTTATCAAAAATATCTGTGATCAAAATTAGGTAATTCTAGAGATTCTTGATTGTGAAATCTAAAATTACAAGACAACCAATTTGATTTAGATTTTTCTAATCTAAAAAAGACAGCTAATCAAAACACAATTGGAGAAGCTTACGATTTCTTTAAGAATAATTACACAACATTAAATTTAAATGATGAACAGGTTTTAAAATCAATTTATTTTGGAACAGGCGGAAAATCTGATTGAGCGGCATGAGATATTAGAAATTTCGATACGGCTTTTGGTATCGCTTCTCACGTTGGATGAAATCAATCAGTTGTATCTCCTTTTACGATTAGAACGTTTAGAAGCACTGAAGGTGATGTAACCCAACAAGACATTAATAACGCAAAAAATAACTTTGCTTCGGCAGATGATGTTTTGTGAAAAACACAGCTAACTAAATTAGATAAAAATAATTTAAATAAGAACACTTTCTGAATTGGTGGTTCTTCTTTAATTGGGATTTCAACTTCTAGACAAAGAGATGAACAGACCAAAAAGTTCTTAGAGTGATTATTTAATAACGATACTAGAATAGCTGTACCTGATTCTCCGTTTAACAATCAATCAGTAAGTCAGATCTTAAATAGTGTGTCAGCGTATGATTTAACTTCTAAACAAGCTCTATCTACAACAGCTCAACAAGCACTTACAGATACTATAGCTAAAGAACAAGCCGAAGTGGATAAGGTAAAAAATAACCCAACTCCAGAAACTTATAATAATAGCGACTGATCAAGAATTTATTTAAATAAAGGGGCTTTAGCAAGTTTAACGGATTGATTGACATTCAAATCAGAATTAAATAAAGATCCTGCTAATAATTCAATTGCTTTCATTCATACAGATGAAAAGGCAAATCGAATTCTATCTATTCTTAATGGAGCAGTTTCAGGAATTACTAGATCAGCCGATCCAACTAATCTAACTAAAGAAAATTTACTTAGACAGATTAACGATGCTTTAGGATCAACTGATCAATAA